One window of the Dreissena polymorpha isolate Duluth1 chromosome 5, UMN_Dpol_1.0, whole genome shotgun sequence genome contains the following:
- the LOC127831934 gene encoding uncharacterized protein LOC127831934 isoform X1, with protein sequence MELLAALATAAVGHNGVRCDVCDKSPIIGVRWKCNDCPNYDMCSSCYDKKWMWHNMSHTFRKCDTPVNNIFQQILTNAGSPSSPTCASDSDAGNDSDSDSDSCEMETAIVHDGVGCDVCKVRPIRGTRWKCADCPNYDMCTSCYKNLRMMHDTDHSFKKINNPVSTGALLVNNILSSQMHDAKHAGVVHTGVRCDVCTVDPIVGIRYKCRECPDYDMCSTCFKDLRIMHTMSHSFRHITLPGSLPAPVEVTSTRRLQALPKSIPSTSKGSGTPHKGERCDVCNVSPIRGTRWKCRDCPDYDMCSTCYEDKRRIHDMSHSFARKEHPTKALTKEQKGGHGVPATSSCLPSHWIMMKPDQNEIKIDLATDSEEFITVMGKFIQTLDKTIVSIRRVQSKYLWEFYFSKRKQMASMKIGKIGANERKLFHGTKPDIIQTVCTHNLDMRLAGTNVGAIYGNRTYFASAADMSDRYSTPGPTAGHKFMLQCRVLVGRWTKGQQGLRRPPEMDRTPDGQVRLNDSCVDDVRNPSIFCIFDHVQYYPEYIIEYK encoded by the exons ATGGAACTGCTTGCTGCGTTAGCTACTGCAG ctgttggccACAATGGCGTCCGATGCGACGTATGCGATAAAAGTCCAATCATCGGCGTCCGATGGAAGTGCAACGACTGCCCTAACTATGACATGTGTTCCTCATGCTACGATAAAAAATGGATGTGGCACAATATGTCGCATACTTTTAGAAAGTGTGATACACCTGTTAATAATAT ATTCCAGCAGATATTAACGAATGCAGGATCTCCCAGCAGCCCCACGTGTGCGTCTGACAGCGACGCAGGTAATGACTCTGACAGTGACTCTGATAGTTGCGAGATGGAAACAG CTATTGTTCATGATGGTGTGGGATGTGACGTTTGCAAAGTTCGTCCCATCCGAGGGACCCGCTGGAAGTGCGCAGATTGCCCTAACTACGACATGTGTACATCGTGCTACAAGAATCTTAGAATGATGCACGATACGGACCATTCATTTAAGAAAATTAACAATCCCGTATCAACGGG AGCCCTGCTGGTCAATAATATACTTTCATCGCAAATGCATGATGCGAAACACGCAG GAGTCGTGCATACAGGTGTGAGGTGTGACGTCTGCACTGTAGACCCGATCGTGGGTATCCGTTACAAATGCAGAGAGTGCCCTGACTATGACATGTGTTCCACGTGCTTTAAGGATCTAAGGATCATGCACACCATGTCGCATTCATTTAGACATATTACATTACCTGGAAGTCTACC AGCTCCAGTGGAGGTAACCAGTACAAGAAGACTTCAAGCGCTACCAAAAAGCATCCCTTCAACCAGTAAAGGATCTG GTACGCCTCATAAAGGTGAACGATGTGATGTCTGCAATGTCTCTCCAATACGGGGTACCCGCTGGAAGTGTAGGGATTGTCCCGACTATGACATGTGTTCCACGTGCTATGAGGATAAAAGAAGAATTCACGATATGTCGCATTCATTCGCACGAAAGGAACATCCAACCAAAGCGTT AACAAAAGAGCAAAAGGGAGGACATGGAGTACCAGCAACGTCGTCTTGTTTGCCTTCCCATTGGATTATGATGAAGCCTGATCAAAACGAAATCAAAATTGATCTTGCAACTGATAGTGAGGAATTTATTACTGTGATGGGCAAGTTCATTCAAACGCTTGACAAAACAATCGTCAGTATACGCAGAGTTCAAAGCAAATATCTTTGGGAGTTTTACTTTTC CAAACGCAAGCAGATGGCTTCTATGAAAATTGGAAAAATCGGCGCGAACGAAAGGAAGCTCTTCCACGGAACCAAACCGGACataatccaaactgtttgcactcACAATCTCGACATGCGTCTTGCCGGAACAAACGTCGGTGCGATATATGGCAACAGAACCTATTTTGCTTCGGCAGCAGATATGTCGGATCGGTATTCTACGCCTGGTCCTACAGCGGGTCACAAGTTTATGTTGCAGTGTCGTGTACTGGTGGGACGCTGGACTAAAGGACAACAGGGATTACGGAGGCCGCCTGAGATGGACCGGACACCGGATGGTCAGGTCAGACTGAATGACAGCTGCGTGGATGATGTCCGAAATCCGAGCATATTCTGCATCTTCGACCACGTTCAGTACTATCCGGAATATATCATTGAATACAAATAA
- the LOC127831934 gene encoding uncharacterized protein LOC127831934 isoform X2, which produces MELLAALATAAVGHNGVRCDVCDKSPIIGVRWKCNDCPNYDMCSSCYDKKWMWHNMSHTFRKCDTPVNNIFQQILTNAGSPSSPTCASDSDAAIVHDGVGCDVCKVRPIRGTRWKCADCPNYDMCTSCYKNLRMMHDTDHSFKKINNPVSTGALLVNNILSSQMHDAKHAGVVHTGVRCDVCTVDPIVGIRYKCRECPDYDMCSTCFKDLRIMHTMSHSFRHITLPGSLPAPVEVTSTRRLQALPKSIPSTSKGSGTPHKGERCDVCNVSPIRGTRWKCRDCPDYDMCSTCYEDKRRIHDMSHSFARKEHPTKALTKEQKGGHGVPATSSCLPSHWIMMKPDQNEIKIDLATDSEEFITVMGKFIQTLDKTIVSIRRVQSKYLWEFYFSKRKQMASMKIGKIGANERKLFHGTKPDIIQTVCTHNLDMRLAGTNVGAIYGNRTYFASAADMSDRYSTPGPTAGHKFMLQCRVLVGRWTKGQQGLRRPPEMDRTPDGQVRLNDSCVDDVRNPSIFCIFDHVQYYPEYIIEYK; this is translated from the exons ATGGAACTGCTTGCTGCGTTAGCTACTGCAG ctgttggccACAATGGCGTCCGATGCGACGTATGCGATAAAAGTCCAATCATCGGCGTCCGATGGAAGTGCAACGACTGCCCTAACTATGACATGTGTTCCTCATGCTACGATAAAAAATGGATGTGGCACAATATGTCGCATACTTTTAGAAAGTGTGATACACCTGTTAATAATAT ATTCCAGCAGATATTAACGAATGCAGGATCTCCCAGCAGCCCCACGTGTGCGTCTGACAGCGACGCAG CTATTGTTCATGATGGTGTGGGATGTGACGTTTGCAAAGTTCGTCCCATCCGAGGGACCCGCTGGAAGTGCGCAGATTGCCCTAACTACGACATGTGTACATCGTGCTACAAGAATCTTAGAATGATGCACGATACGGACCATTCATTTAAGAAAATTAACAATCCCGTATCAACGGG AGCCCTGCTGGTCAATAATATACTTTCATCGCAAATGCATGATGCGAAACACGCAG GAGTCGTGCATACAGGTGTGAGGTGTGACGTCTGCACTGTAGACCCGATCGTGGGTATCCGTTACAAATGCAGAGAGTGCCCTGACTATGACATGTGTTCCACGTGCTTTAAGGATCTAAGGATCATGCACACCATGTCGCATTCATTTAGACATATTACATTACCTGGAAGTCTACC AGCTCCAGTGGAGGTAACCAGTACAAGAAGACTTCAAGCGCTACCAAAAAGCATCCCTTCAACCAGTAAAGGATCTG GTACGCCTCATAAAGGTGAACGATGTGATGTCTGCAATGTCTCTCCAATACGGGGTACCCGCTGGAAGTGTAGGGATTGTCCCGACTATGACATGTGTTCCACGTGCTATGAGGATAAAAGAAGAATTCACGATATGTCGCATTCATTCGCACGAAAGGAACATCCAACCAAAGCGTT AACAAAAGAGCAAAAGGGAGGACATGGAGTACCAGCAACGTCGTCTTGTTTGCCTTCCCATTGGATTATGATGAAGCCTGATCAAAACGAAATCAAAATTGATCTTGCAACTGATAGTGAGGAATTTATTACTGTGATGGGCAAGTTCATTCAAACGCTTGACAAAACAATCGTCAGTATACGCAGAGTTCAAAGCAAATATCTTTGGGAGTTTTACTTTTC CAAACGCAAGCAGATGGCTTCTATGAAAATTGGAAAAATCGGCGCGAACGAAAGGAAGCTCTTCCACGGAACCAAACCGGACataatccaaactgtttgcactcACAATCTCGACATGCGTCTTGCCGGAACAAACGTCGGTGCGATATATGGCAACAGAACCTATTTTGCTTCGGCAGCAGATATGTCGGATCGGTATTCTACGCCTGGTCCTACAGCGGGTCACAAGTTTATGTTGCAGTGTCGTGTACTGGTGGGACGCTGGACTAAAGGACAACAGGGATTACGGAGGCCGCCTGAGATGGACCGGACACCGGATGGTCAGGTCAGACTGAATGACAGCTGCGTGGATGATGTCCGAAATCCGAGCATATTCTGCATCTTCGACCACGTTCAGTACTATCCGGAATATATCATTGAATACAAATAA